From the genome of Vicia villosa cultivar HV-30 ecotype Madison, WI linkage group LG2, Vvil1.0, whole genome shotgun sequence, one region includes:
- the LOC131653204 gene encoding carboxylesterase 1-like, producing the protein MSQTPPPSQTIDPYKHLHLLRNPDNTITRLLQVPHTSPSSDTTLPTTVLTKDITINQTNKTWVRLFLPNKPLPNNQKLPLVVFFHGSGFILASAGSTMFHDFCVNMVDEIGVFVVSVGYRLAPEHRLPAAYDDAMEALFWIKSMEDEWLTRYADYSKCYLMGKSAGATIAYHAGLRTIEAVKELEPIKIQGLILRQPFFGGKERTESELKLVNDPIVPLCVTDLMWELALPIGADRDHEYCNPRIWNVLEKFDKIRDVGWKVLVSGNDGDPMVDREKELAQLMEEKGVHVVKDFEEGCHATEYYDPLKARKLIDLIKGFIS; encoded by the exons ATGTCTCAAACACCACCACCGTCTCAAACCATTGATCCCTACAAACATCTTCATCTCCTCCGCAACCCCGACAACACAATCACACGCTTACTCCAAGTTCCACACACCTCACCTTCATCCGACACAACACTTCCAACCACCGTTCTCACCAAAGACATCACAATAAACCAAACTAACAAAACATGGGTTCGATTATTCCTACCCAACAAACCACTTCCCAACAATCAAAAACTACCTCTCGTCGTATTTTTTCATGGAAGTGGATTTATCTTAGCCAGTGCTGGTTCAACTATGTTTCATGATTTCTGTGTGAATATGGTTGATGAGATTGGTGTTTTCGTTGTCTCTGTCGGGTACCGTCTTGCACCGGAGCACCGGTTGCCGGCGGCGTATGATGATGCGATGGAAGCTTTGTTTTGGATAAAAAGTATGGAAGATGAATGGTTGACACGTTATGCTGATTATTCTAAGTGTTATCTCATGGGGAAGAGTGCTGGTGCTACCATTGCTTACCACGCAG GTCTACGAACAATAGAGGCTGTAAAGGAACTCGAACCAATTAAAATTCAAGGGTTAATATTACGCCAACCATTTTTTGGCGGGAAAGAAAGAACTGAATCCGAATTAAAGCTTGTGAATGATCCAATTGTTCCATTGTGTGTTACTGATTTAATGTGGGAATTAGCACTTCCAATTGGAGCTGACCGCGATCATGAGTATTGCAATCCAAGGATTTGGAATGTTCTCGAGAAGTTCGATAAGATAAGGGACGTTGGATGGAAGGTATTGGTGAGTGGGAATGATGGAGATCCAATGGTGGATCGTGAGAAAGAGTTGGCACAATTGATGGAGGAAAAGGGTGTTCATGTTGTGAAGgactttgaggaaggttgtcatgCAACAGAGTATTATGATCCATTGAAAGCTAGGAAATTAATTGACTTAATTAAAGGGTTTATTTCATAA